In one window of Arachis ipaensis cultivar K30076 chromosome B06, Araip1.1, whole genome shotgun sequence DNA:
- the LOC107604945 gene encoding protein CLP1 homolog, translated as MAMAHSGGASSSGVKQQVELEKESELRIEVGNDAPLCLRLLNGNAEIFGTELAPEIWLNFPPRLKFAVFTWYGATIEMEGTTETDYTADETPMVSYVNVHAILEARRTRAKASSSGDSESSQGPRVIVVGPTDSGKSTLSRMLLSWAAKQGSKPTFVDLDIGQGSITIPGCLAATPIEMPIDPVEGITLEMPLVYFFGHTTPSNNVELYKVLVKELGGMLERQFAGNAESRASGMVINTMGWIEGVGYDLLLHAIRTLKANVVLVLGQEKLYSMLRDVLKGEPKVDVVKLQRSGGVVSRNVKVRQKARSFRIREYFYGLLNDLSPHSNIANFSDLCVYRIGGGPQAPRSALPIGAEPVADPTRVVPVNINRDLLHMVLAVSFAKEPEEIISSNVAGFIYVTDVDIQRKKITYLAPSAGDLPSKFLILGSLTWLET; from the exons ATGGCAATGGCGCACAGTGGCGGTGCATCGAGCTCAGGGGTGAAACAGCAGGTGGAATTGGAGAAAGAAAGCGAGCTCCGGATTGAGGTTGGAAACGATGCTCCTCTTTGCCTTCGCCTTCTCAATGGAAATGCCGAGATTTTCGGCACTGAGCTTGCACCCGAAATTTGGCTCAACTTCCCTCCCCGACTCAAATTCGCT GTTTTTACTTGGTATGGTGCTACCATTGAAATGGAAGGTACTACTGAAACTGATTATACTGCTGATGAG ACACCAATGGTTAGCTATGTTAATGTGCATGCAATATTAGAAGCCAGAAGAACTCGTGCTAAAGCTTCATCCTCTGGTGATTCTGAATCTTCTCAG GGGCCTAGAGTGATTGTTGTAGGACCTACTGACTCCGGAAAGAGTACCTTGTCGAGGATGCTTCTTAGCTGGGCGGCTAAGCAGGGTTCAAAGCCTACCTTCGTTGACTTGGATATTGGACAGGGATCTATAACGATTCCTGGATGCCTTGCTGCTACTCCAATTGAAATGCCCATTGACCCTGTTGAAGGAATTACTCTTGAGATGCCTCTTGTTTACTTTTTTGGCCATACAACTCCAAG TAACAATGTAGAATTGTATAAAGTGCTAGTCAAGGAACTTGGGGGGATGCTAGAGAGACAATTTGCTGGAAATGCCGAATCTCGTGCTTCGGGCATGGTGATAAATACCATGGGGTGGATAGAGGGAGTAGGCTATGAT TTGCTATTGCATGCAATTCGTACACTTAAGGCCAATGTTGTCTTAGTTTTGGGTCAG GAAAAACTGTACAGCATGCTCAGAGATGTCCTGAAGGGAGAGCCCAAAGTTGATGTTGTGAAACTTCAAAGATCTGGTGGAGTTGTATCCAGGAATGTGAAGGTCCGCCAGAAGGCCAGAAGTTTTAGGATAAGA GAGTACTTCTATGGCCTTCTTAATGATCTCTCTCCACATTCTAATATTGCTAATTTTAGTGACTTGTGCGTCTATCGGATTGGTGGTGGGCCACAGGCTCCTCGCTCAGCCTTACCAATCGGAGCAGAACCTGTTGCTGACCCAACAAGAGTTGTTCCTGTGAATATAAACCGTGATTTGCTCCACATGGTCCTTGCAGTCTCATTTGCCAAGGAACCCGAAGAGATCATTTCAAg CAACGTTGCTGGCTTTATCTACGTAACAGATGTTGACATTCAGAG AAAGAAGATAACTTACCTTGCACCATCCGCTGGAGATCTTCCAAGCAAGTTTTTGATACTGGGATCCTTGACATGGCTTGAGACATGA